The Nocardia sp. BMG51109 nucleotide sequence CCCTCCGCGTTCCTAGCCCGTCCTCCGCCACTTACCGCGCCCTCCTGCCAGCATGTCTCTCGTACCACCAAGTCCAGCAGCAGAATTCGTCCTCGTAGAGGTGACAAGGTCACGGGCGACGGCACGGCCGACCCCGCTCTTCGACCAGCGCGCACGGGGGATGCCACCGTGCCACTGCAGGTGCGCGCTGTGCTCTCTACCGCCGCAGCCAACCCGTCCGGCGGACCATGGTCAGGGGATGCAGATCGAAGTACAGTGCCGCTGTTCCGGTACTGGACTCCCGGCCGAACAAGATTCGGCCCGTGCCGATTCCGAATCGCGTGAGGTCGATGCGGAACGCTCGCGGGTCGTCCGGATCATCGGGATGCAACGGCAGCCCGCGTAGCAGGGACGGCACGGGAGTCAGTACGCGCAGCACCGGCTGTCCGGCTCTGATGCGCACCTCGATACCGGCGCCCACCATCGCCCGCGCGCGGATGTCGGCGAGCGAGCCGGGCAGCCGGTAGTGGCCGCAGATCTCGGTCCAGATCTCCGGGTGGTGCGGAATATCGGTCCGGACAGTGGGTTCCGGGACACCGATAACGTCGTGCATCAAGGTCGAGGTCTCGGCGGGCAACCACAGCAGAGCCCGGTGGCCACCGGTGACGAAGACCAGCACCCCTGTCCGGTCGTCCGGAGCAACCCATATCTGCGAATTGAAACCCGGCAGAATGCCCTGATGTTCGACGACCCGGTGGGCCCCGACAAGCCCTCGGAAGAAGCCCAGGCCCATTCCCGGGACACGCGGGTCCGGCTGGTACTGCGGCGCGAACATCATTGCCAGCGTGTCCGACTCGAGTACGCGGCCGTGATCGTTGCGTCCGCCGGCCAGCAGGGCACTCAGGTATCGGGCCATATCGCGGGCGGAGGAGCACGCCGAAGATGCTGCTGCGGTGATCATTTCGCGGTGAACAACCGGTTCCGGACCGCGAGCGCCCAGGGTGTATCCGGTGGCCCGATCGACTCGCGGGACATCGGCGGAGGTCAGCGTCGTGTCGAACATGCCCAGCGGCCGGAAGACGTGCGCGCGAAGGTATTCCGCGAGCGGGATGCCGGTGACATCGGTGACGATCTGGCCGAGTGTTGCGAATCCGTGGTCGGTGTAGGTCCATCGGGTGCCCGGTTCGGCTTGGACTCGCAGGCCGTGCCGGTAGTACTCGCCGAGCGCGGGCACCGGCGACCCCGGTCGCACGCTCTCCCCGAAATCCGGTCGCAGCGCGTGCCACGGGTACGCCGTCTCGCCGATTCCGGAGGTGTGTGTCAGCAGGTGCCGGACCGTCGCCGACCCGAAGTCCACGTCGTCGGCGACCAATCGGAAGCCGCGCAGATAGTCATTGGCGGGCGCGTCGAGATCGATGAGTCCGCGCTCCCACAGTTGCAGCACCGCGATCGCGGTGAAGGTCTTGGTGATCGACGCGATCCGGAACACCGTGTCCTCCGTGACCGGCCGATGCGCGGCGACATCCGCCAGCCCGTGCCGCGCGAACTCCACCTCGCCGTCGCGCACCACCGCGACCACAGCCCCGACGACCGGTCGGCGGTTGAACAGTTCTGCGACCCGAGCCGCCAACGGCCTATTGCTAGTGTCCGACAAGTGATCTCGGACCTGTCGAGGGCTGGCGCCCATTCCGATACCCGAACTCATCGCTCACGCACCACGATCACCGGGCACTCGGCCGCGTGCAGGACCGCGGTGCTCGTCGACCCGAGCGTCATACCGGCGAACCCGCCACGCCCGTGGCTTCCCACCACGACCAGCTGGGCGCCGTCGGCGTACTCCAGGATCGATCGAACCGGCCTGTCGCACACCACGATCCGTTCGACCGGCACCTCGGGACAACGCTCCCCGAAACCAGCCAGGCTCTCCGCCAGCATCATCTCCTCGGAGGTCCGGATCTCCCCCCAGCCGTGCACGGGCAGGTCGTATCCTGTGGTATCGCTCCACGCATGCACGGCGATCAGCGACACCTTGCGGCACGACGCCTCCTCGAACGCAAGCTCGATGGCGGACATGCTGTTGGTGCTGCCGTCGACGCCCACGACCACCGGCTTCCGCGCCGATACCGCATCAGCCTGCGAGCTACCGTGCACCACCGCGACCGGGCAGTGCGCGTGCCGGGTCAGCGATGTGCTCACCGACCCGAGAACGGCGCGGCCGATGGCGCCGCGCCCGCGGTTGCCGACCGCGACCATCCGCGCCTCACGGGAACGATCGATCATCGTC carries:
- a CDS encoding universal stress protein, whose translation is MADPETPHIDPANPPIVVAVDGSAISYQAVEWAAVDAEMRHCPLHIITSQAFPTGYGFGAALGEPEMEWLRSDAQRVLAEASRIAHNAVPGDTIAVTTELTFDLIIPTMIDRSREARMVAVGNRGRGAIGRAVLGSVSTSLTRHAHCPVAVVHGSSQADAVSARKPVVVGVDGSTNSMSAIELAFEEASCRKVSLIAVHAWSDTTGYDLPVHGWGEIRTSEEMMLAESLAGFGERCPEVPVERIVVCDRPVRSILEYADGAQLVVVGSHGRGGFAGMTLGSTSTAVLHAAECPVIVVRER
- a CDS encoding serine hydrolase codes for the protein MAARVAELFNRRPVVGAVVAVVRDGEVEFARHGLADVAAHRPVTEDTVFRIASITKTFTAIAVLQLWERGLIDLDAPANDYLRGFRLVADDVDFGSATVRHLLTHTSGIGETAYPWHALRPDFGESVRPGSPVPALGEYYRHGLRVQAEPGTRWTYTDHGFATLGQIVTDVTGIPLAEYLRAHVFRPLGMFDTTLTSADVPRVDRATGYTLGARGPEPVVHREMITAAASSACSSARDMARYLSALLAGGRNDHGRVLESDTLAMMFAPQYQPDPRVPGMGLGFFRGLVGAHRVVEHQGILPGFNSQIWVAPDDRTGVLVFVTGGHRALLWLPAETSTLMHDVIGVPEPTVRTDIPHHPEIWTEICGHYRLPGSLADIRARAMVGAGIEVRIRAGQPVLRVLTPVPSLLRGLPLHPDDPDDPRAFRIDLTRFGIGTGRILFGRESSTGTAALYFDLHPLTMVRRTGWLRR